In Hyphomicrobium denitrificans ATCC 51888, the DNA window CATACGGTTCGGGGCGCAGGATATACGATCCGTGACGGCCCTACTTGAACGCGTCGCAAAGGCGGCGTCGACAACGGCATTCGGATTGAGCGCGGCGGCGGTTGCTTTTTTCCTTCTCGCAGCCGCCATCGTCGTCGGATTCCTGTTCTGGCAGACCAATAATCTCCTGACCAATCAAGTCCTCGGCGTGCTGACGGCAGAAGCCCGGATCATGGCGTCGGAGATGAAAGCCGGTGGCCGGCCGAAGCTTGCCGAGACGGTCAGCGCGATGTCGCGACTGCAGGGCGCCGGGCTTTATTATCTCTCCGATGAGAACGGCGTGAAGATCGCGGGCAACCTGAACCGCATACCGCCGGAACTGGTCGAAAACGCGCGCGGTGGCGTGTTCAACTATCAACCGGCAGGTGAAGCGGGCAACGCGCACGCACATCTCGCCGTCGCCATTCCGGTCGAACTCGGCCCTGAAGTCCGCCTGATCGTCGGGCGCGATATCGAAGATCAGCGCGCCTTCGCGGATTCGATCCGCGTGGCGTTTCTGCTCGGTTTCGGCATTCTGTCGGTTGCGGGATTGATTGGCGGATTGGCCGTCAGCCGTCTCATTCTCAACCGCATGGACGCGATCACGGCGACAAGCCGGTCGATCATCGACGGCGATCTCACGCGCCGCATTCCGACGAGCGGCGGAAACGGCGAACTCGATAAACTGGCCGGAAACCTCAACGAGATGCTTGATCGCATCGAAGGCTTGATGAGCGGGCTGCGTGAAGTTTCTGACAACATCGCGCACGATCTCAAGACGCCGATCAATCGTCTTCGTAACTCGGCAGAGGCGGCGTTGCGCGATCCGCGTGGTGCGGAAGCCTACCGCGAGGGCCTGGAACGCACGATCGAGAAATCGGACGAGTTGATCAAAACGTTCAACGCGCTGCTTCTGATCGCGCGCCTGGAGGCGGGGCCGCTCGAGGACAGCGTCGAGACGTTCGATCTCGGGCGCTTCGTCGAGGACGTGACGGAACTCTACATGCCGGCCGCCGAGGAGGCGGGCTTCGCGTTATCGATCGAGGCTGAGAAGGGCGTTTGCGTTCGCGCCAACCGTCAGCTGATCGGGCAGGCGGTGGCCAATCTGATCGACAATGCGATTAAATATTCGCGTGCCGGTGAGCCGGGCAGCGCCATCACAGTTCGCGCCTATCGGCAGAACGGCAGGCCGGCGTTTTCCGTTGGCGATCATGGTCCCGGCATTGCGGCCGAGGACCGGGAACGGGCGCTCAAGCGGTTCGTGCGCCTTGAGGCCAGCCGCACGCAGCCGGGGACGGGTCTCGGCCTCAGCCTTGTCGCTGCGGTGGCGCGGCTGCATCATGGAGAAGTTCGGCTCGAGGACAATCATCCTGGCCTCAAGGTCGTGGTGCTGTTGTCCGGGAAATGCTTGACGTCAGTTTTGCCGGGCGGCGTCAGCACGCCTAGTGACGTGGCGGCCGGTGATGCGGCACAATAAGCGCATGGACCAGCCCATCGAATCGAGCCTCGCCTCCCGCATCGTCGAAGCCCCGGTTTCCGCGCCTGACGGGCGGGGAGCGGAACGCTTGAGTTCGCTCATGACGGAGGCGGAAGCCAATGCCCCGGCGCTCGCCGCGGTGCTTCGCGATCCGAAGGTCGCTGACTTGCTGCGCGGCACGTTCGATGGCTCGCTGTTTCTGACGATGCTGGCGACGTTCGATTTGGAACGGCTCGGCCGCGTTCTGACACAGGTGCCTGAGGATCACTTCGCGGCGATGACGCGAGACCTCGCTCAGACCATGAGCGCGGTGCCAGACATGGCGGCGGCAAAAAAAGTTCTGCGGAAATACAAGACCGAAGTCGCGGTGCTGACGGCGCTTGCCGATCTCGGCGGCGTCTGGCCGGTGATGACGGTCACGCGTGTTCTGTCGGAATGCGCCGACGCAGCCGTCGCGGCCGCGGTTCGTTTCCTGTTTCGCAAGGCGACCGAGCAAGGCGTGTGGCAGCCGCCCGATGTTACCGCCCCTGAACAGGCGTCGGGTTACTTCGTCTTGGCGATGGGCAAGCTCGGAGCCTTCGAGCTCAACTATTCGAGCGACATCGACCTGATCGTTTTCTTCGACCGCGAGAAATCGCGCCTCGCAGGCTCCGGCGATCTGCAATCGTTTTTCGTTCGTCTGACGCGCGACCTCGTCGTGTTGCTCGATGAGCGGACGCCGGACGGCTATGTGTTTCGTACGGACCTTCGCCTGCGGCCCGATGCTGGGGCAACGCAGGTTGCGCTTTCGACGGCTGCCGCGCACGGATACTACGAGACGGTTGGCCAGAACTGGGAACGTGCCGCGATGATCAAGGCGCGGCCGATCGGTGGCGACATCGGCGCGGGCAACGATTTCCTAAGTGAATTGTCGCCGTTCATCTGGCGCAAATATCTCGACTTCGCATCGATCTCCGACATCCATGCCATGAAGCGTCAGATTCATGCGTATCGCGAGATCGGCGGGATCACCGTTCCTGGGCAAAATCTGAAGCTTGGACGCGGCGGCATTCGCGAGATCGAATTCTTCGTCCAGACGCAGCAATTGATCGCGGGTGGTCGGCAACCGGATTTGCGCGTACGGGCGACACTCGACGCGCTTGCGGCACTCGAGGAGCGAGGATGGGTAAAGGCTGGCTGTCGTGCCGAACTCGACGAAGCTTACCGATATCTGCGCCGTCTCGAACATCGTGTGCAGATGGTCGCCGACGAGCAGACGCACGAGTTGCCCGCGAACCCGGCGACGCTTGAGGCGTTCGCGCATTTCGCGGGCTATCCCAGCACGAACGAGCTGGCGGCCGAGTTGACGGCAAAACTCGAAACGGTGGAACGGCACTATTCCGAACTGTTCGAGGATGCTCCGGCATTGAGCGGAGAAAGCTCGAACATGGTCTTCAGCGGTGCCGAGGATGACCCCCAGACGGCGGCTGAATTGAAGCGCCTTGGCTATTCGCAGCCTGCTCAAGTCCTCGCCATCGTTCGTGGATGGCATCACGGCCGGACTCCGTCGGTCAGGTCGCCGCGTGCCCGCGAACGCCTGACCGAAGTCCAGCCGCTGCTGATCGCGGCTCTCGCCGATACGGTCGATCCCGATGCCGCGATCGCGAGCTTCGATCGCTTCCTGTCGGAATTGCCGGGCGGCGTGCAGTTCTTTTCGCTGCTCAAGGCGCAGCCGGGTCTGATCCGGCTTTTCGCCGACATCATGGGATCGGCGCCGCGTCTCGCGCATATCCTGTCGAAGCGGCGGCGTCTGCTTGATGCCGTGCTCGATCCGCATGTCCTCGGTAGCCGCCTGGACGAGGATGCGATCGATGAACTGCTGATCCGGTCGTTCGCCACGGCACGCGAGACAAGCACCGGCGATCCGATGCAGGAGGTGCTCGACACAGCACGCATCATCGGCAGCGAACAGAAGTTTCTAATCGGTGTCAGGGCGCTGACGGGAAGCATCTCGGCGGCGGGAGCGGGGCTCGCCTATGCCATCGTTGCGGAACGTCTGATCGCCGGGCTGCTGCGGGAAGTCGGCCGCCAGATGGAGGTCGAATACGGACGCGTGCCCGGCGGCTCCGCGGTCGTGATCGCGATGGGCAAGCTCGGCGGGCGCGAGATGACGGCGTCGTCCGATGTCGATCTCATACTCGTTTACGATTTCGAGCGAGGCGCGGAACAGTCGGACGGGCCGCGTCCGCTCGCGCCGCAGCATTACTACACGCGACTGACGCAGCGGTTGATCACGGCGCTCACCGCGCACACGGCGGAGGGTGCGCTCTATGACGTCGACATGCGTCTCCGGCCGTCGGGCCAGAAGGGTCCGGTCGCGACGCAGCTTTCGAGTTTTGCGAGCTATCAGGCGAATGAGGCGTGGACCTGGGAACACATGGCGCTGACGCGGGCGCGCGTGATCGCCGGTTCGCCGGAATTGTCAGCACGCGTTGAAACGGAAATCCGCAATGTGCTGACGGTGCCGCGCGATCGGGCGCGGATCGCGGCCGATATCCGCGACATGCGAAACCGGATCGAAGCTGAAAAGGCCACGAGCGACATCTGGGACTTGAAACAGGTGCGCGGCGGGCTCGTCGATCTGGAGTTCATTGTTCAGCATCTGCAACTTGTGTTCGCCGCCGAGCATCCGCGCATCCTCGATCAGACGACGCTGGTGGCGCTGGATGTGGCTGCCTCCGAAGGTTTGATCCCGGTCGAGGAGCATCGCCGGCTGTCGGCGGCCGGGCAGCTTTTGCATGATTTGACGCAAATTCTGCGCCTCACGCTCGAGGGGCCGTTCCATCCCGCTTCGGCTCCGAAAGGCTTGAAATCCCTGCTTGTACGGGCCGGCGAGGCCCAGTCTTTCGACGACTTGGAACGCAAGCTGAAAGACGCTCTCGCAGAGATCCGCGGTGCTTTCGACCGTCTGATCGTCTGAGCGCCGCGGCAGCGACGGATCGCGCCGCCTATGGCGTTCCTATCATCGAATGATGCAAACTGGCGCCGGACCTTAACCTTGTGCGCCGAGCGGCAGTCGAAAGCCAGGTAGGCAGCGAAAAGCATGTCGAGGGGATACGTGGCGGCGATCAAGACCGACGGCAGCCCACCTCGTCCGCGACCTGCGGCCGAGACCCGAAACGACGAGGCTGTCCTTGTCGCCGGGGCCGGTCAGGGCGACAGCCAAGCGTTCGGTGTGCTGATGGAACGGCATCTCGGAACGATGGTGTCGGTGGCGCGGCGGATGCTTCGCGACGATGCCGAAGCCGAAGATGTTGCGCAGGAGGCGTTCTTGCGGCTTTGGCGTTCGGGCGCGACGTTGGAGATCGGGCCGGCAGGCATCAGGCCGTGGCTGCGCCGTGTCGTTTCGAATTTGTGCCTTGACCGCGTTCGCGGACAGGGGCGCGTGAAGGTGGTTGATGAATTGCCGGAGGTGCCGGAGCCGGCCAAGCAATTGGCCGCTCTCGAAAGTCAGGACGTTCAGCATCGCGTCGGCGACGCCATGCAGAAGCTTCCCGAAAGGCAACGTCTGGCGCTGACGCTCTTTCACTTCGAAGGGCTCAGCCAGATCGAGATTGGAAATATCCTCGGCGTTTCGGATGAGGCGGTGGAATCGCTGCTGAGCCGGGCACGCAGGCAATTGAAGGCGGATTTGAAATCGGATTGGGAATCGCTGCGCAATGACAGCGAGCCCTGATATGCGGGAGACGGTGAGACAATGACACGGAACCTGAAGCCTGCAGGGCTTGACGGATTGGAGGCGGCGCTCGACACGTACGGCGCTGATCGCACGCGTTGGCCTGCGCCTCTCCGGCACGAATTGTCTGCCCTGATCGCCGACAGCAGCGAGGCACGAAAGATGCTTCGCGATGCGGAGCTTTTCGACACGCTCCTGGATCGCGCGCCGCAGTATGATGCCTCGCGTCTCGACGGTCTCAAGCAGCGGATTGTTTCGGCTGCGGCGCATCAGCCGCGCCTGGTTGTCACCCAGCCTCAGGTGTCATTACCCCGGCCGGTTCCGCACCATCGTCAGGGTTGGGCCGTGACGGCGCTGGCGGCGTCGCTTGTTCTTGGCGTTCTGGCAGGACAGTCGAGTGTCGTCAGTTCGCTTCTTGGAACGAATTCAGCGTACGCGTCGCGTCAGGTCGCCCAAACCGATGATGCCGACTTCTTGCTCGACGAGGATATGCTGTGACGGTCGACGGAAATGCGAGTGCTTCCAGACGTTCGCGTCTGGTCTATCCCGCGCTGATTGTATCGCTGGCGCTGAATCTGCTTTTCATTGGCGGAATGGCCGCGGCGGCCTGGCATTTCAATAAGCGCCACGTGCGCGGTGAATTCGGCCTGCTGGCTTTTGCGCGTCAGTTGCCGCCGGAGCACCAGGACGCTTTTCGTAAGCAAGTTCTGGAGGCTCGCGCCTCACTGAAGGACGAGCGCGAAGCCGTTCGAGGCGCCTGGCTCGACGTCAATGCCATTCTGACCAGCGAACCCTTCGACAAGGAAAAGCTGAAGACTGCGTTGGTGAAGCTCAGGGAGACTGAAAGTCAGTTCAGAGCCGGCCTCAACAACTCGTTCGCAGAGATTGCCGAGAGCGTCACGCCCGAAGAACGCAAGCTCCTGCAGGCATGGCGCGACAAGCGCAAGCCCAACTTCCTCAGGCGCGGCGATGTCGAATCTCACAAGGCCGATGGCGACATAAAGCCTGACTGAAATCGCACTTAAGCGGACGCCGTCTCGAAGAGTTTGCGTGCGGTCAGACGCGTCCCGAGAACAGGTCATTCTGGGTCGCTGCAATGAATTGCACGGACCACGAGCGAACGCCTTCAGGCGTGTTGCCGACCCGAAGCTCGGCATTCGAAAGCTCGCACAGCGTCCGTGCGAGGATCATGGGAAAGTCTTCGTCGATCGCGGCGCAGGTGCATTCCTGACCAGACAATTTGATTGAGAGTTCGGCGGTGTCGTTCGTGGTTCGCACATCGATGCGGACGACGGCGCCCGAGCAGGCATTGCGCGATACTTGAGCCAAAAGGTTGATCAGCATCTGCCGAACAGCCTGAGGGTCGCCGATGATCGCGAGGTCGGCATTGACATCGCAATCGATCGTGATGGCGCGAGCTTCGAGATCGCAGGCGG includes these proteins:
- a CDS encoding sensor histidine kinase yields the protein MTALLERVAKAASTTAFGLSAAAVAFFLLAAAIVVGFLFWQTNNLLTNQVLGVLTAEARIMASEMKAGGRPKLAETVSAMSRLQGAGLYYLSDENGVKIAGNLNRIPPELVENARGGVFNYQPAGEAGNAHAHLAVAIPVELGPEVRLIVGRDIEDQRAFADSIRVAFLLGFGILSVAGLIGGLAVSRLILNRMDAITATSRSIIDGDLTRRIPTSGGNGELDKLAGNLNEMLDRIEGLMSGLREVSDNIAHDLKTPINRLRNSAEAALRDPRGAEAYREGLERTIEKSDELIKTFNALLLIARLEAGPLEDSVETFDLGRFVEDVTELYMPAAEEAGFALSIEAEKGVCVRANRQLIGQAVANLIDNAIKYSRAGEPGSAITVRAYRQNGRPAFSVGDHGPGIAAEDRERALKRFVRLEASRTQPGTGLGLSLVAAVARLHHGEVRLEDNHPGLKVVVLLSGKCLTSVLPGGVSTPSDVAAGDAAQ
- a CDS encoding sigma-70 family RNA polymerase sigma factor, with the protein product MSRGYVAAIKTDGSPPRPRPAAETRNDEAVLVAGAGQGDSQAFGVLMERHLGTMVSVARRMLRDDAEAEDVAQEAFLRLWRSGATLEIGPAGIRPWLRRVVSNLCLDRVRGQGRVKVVDELPEVPEPAKQLAALESQDVQHRVGDAMQKLPERQRLALTLFHFEGLSQIEIGNILGVSDEAVESLLSRARRQLKADLKSDWESLRNDSEP
- a CDS encoding bifunctional [glutamine synthetase] adenylyltransferase/[glutamine synthetase]-adenylyl-L-tyrosine phosphorylase, translated to MDQPIESSLASRIVEAPVSAPDGRGAERLSSLMTEAEANAPALAAVLRDPKVADLLRGTFDGSLFLTMLATFDLERLGRVLTQVPEDHFAAMTRDLAQTMSAVPDMAAAKKVLRKYKTEVAVLTALADLGGVWPVMTVTRVLSECADAAVAAAVRFLFRKATEQGVWQPPDVTAPEQASGYFVLAMGKLGAFELNYSSDIDLIVFFDREKSRLAGSGDLQSFFVRLTRDLVVLLDERTPDGYVFRTDLRLRPDAGATQVALSTAAAHGYYETVGQNWERAAMIKARPIGGDIGAGNDFLSELSPFIWRKYLDFASISDIHAMKRQIHAYREIGGITVPGQNLKLGRGGIREIEFFVQTQQLIAGGRQPDLRVRATLDALAALEERGWVKAGCRAELDEAYRYLRRLEHRVQMVADEQTHELPANPATLEAFAHFAGYPSTNELAAELTAKLETVERHYSELFEDAPALSGESSNMVFSGAEDDPQTAAELKRLGYSQPAQVLAIVRGWHHGRTPSVRSPRARERLTEVQPLLIAALADTVDPDAAIASFDRFLSELPGGVQFFSLLKAQPGLIRLFADIMGSAPRLAHILSKRRRLLDAVLDPHVLGSRLDEDAIDELLIRSFATARETSTGDPMQEVLDTARIIGSEQKFLIGVRALTGSISAAGAGLAYAIVAERLIAGLLREVGRQMEVEYGRVPGGSAVVIAMGKLGGREMTASSDVDLILVYDFERGAEQSDGPRPLAPQHYYTRLTQRLITALTAHTAEGALYDVDMRLRPSGQKGPVATQLSSFASYQANEAWTWEHMALTRARVIAGSPELSARVETEIRNVLTVPRDRARIAADIRDMRNRIEAEKATSDIWDLKQVRGGLVDLEFIVQHLQLVFAAEHPRILDQTTLVALDVAASEGLIPVEEHRRLSAAGQLLHDLTQILRLTLEGPFHPASAPKGLKSLLVRAGEAQSFDDLERKLKDALAEIRGAFDRLIV
- a CDS encoding periplasmic heavy metal sensor, producing the protein MTVDGNASASRRSRLVYPALIVSLALNLLFIGGMAAAAWHFNKRHVRGEFGLLAFARQLPPEHQDAFRKQVLEARASLKDEREAVRGAWLDVNAILTSEPFDKEKLKTALVKLRETESQFRAGLNNSFAEIAESVTPEERKLLQAWRDKRKPNFLRRGDVESHKADGDIKPD